From one Bacteroides fragilis NCTC 9343 genomic stretch:
- a CDS encoding flavin reductase family protein, with translation MMKPIAVSQLSDNFFETISKEWMLVTAGNKNAFNTMTANWGGIGFLWNKPVVYVFIRPERYTFGFMEKSDYFTLSFLGEENKSIHKICGSKSGREVDKIKETGLKPMITDKGNVLFEQGRLSLECRKLYTDVLRKENFLDPSVYEQWYTTHGGLHHVYVAEITSAWIKD, from the coding sequence ATGATGAAACCAATTGCTGTCAGCCAACTTAGTGATAATTTCTTTGAAACCATCAGTAAAGAATGGATGTTGGTAACTGCCGGTAATAAAAATGCTTTTAATACCATGACTGCCAACTGGGGTGGTATCGGATTTCTGTGGAATAAACCGGTTGTTTATGTTTTCATTCGTCCGGAAAGATATACGTTCGGCTTTATGGAGAAAAGTGATTATTTCACTCTTTCTTTTTTAGGGGAGGAGAATAAAAGTATTCATAAAATATGTGGTTCTAAGTCGGGACGTGAGGTGGATAAGATCAAGGAGACCGGATTGAAACCGATGATTACCGATAAAGGCAACGTTCTGTTCGAACAAGGAAGGTTGAGTCTGGAATGCCGGAAATTATATACTGATGTGTTGCGGAAAGAAAACTTTCTGGATCCGTCTGTGTATGAACAATGGTATACTACACATGGAGGTTTGCATCATGTGTATGTGGCGGAGATTACGAGTGCATGGATAAAAGATTAA
- a CDS encoding PepSY-associated TM helix domain-containing protein, whose amino-acid sequence MKIKKYCRYIHLWLSLPAGILISIICFTGAILVFKEELLTIMGYDSIRESPLMIVMKLHRWLMDDTRTTGKMIVGISTLFFIFILISGLTVYWPRKWKKSRLIIEHQKGRRRLMFDLHSVLGLYAALILLVCALTGLMWSFQWYRDIVSFIFDAEVKRGAPIWKIVRALHFGTYAGMFSKIVTFIAALIGTSLPVTGYWMYLKRKKLL is encoded by the coding sequence ATGAAGATAAAAAAATATTGCCGTTACATTCACTTATGGCTTTCACTACCGGCAGGGATCCTGATCAGCATCATTTGTTTTACAGGCGCCATCCTTGTATTCAAAGAAGAGCTTCTGACAATAATGGGATATGATTCCATCCGAGAAAGTCCTTTGATGATCGTAATGAAGCTTCATCGGTGGCTTATGGATGATACCCGTACGACAGGTAAAATGATTGTAGGTATTTCTACCCTTTTTTTCATCTTTATCCTGATCAGCGGACTTACAGTATACTGGCCGCGCAAGTGGAAGAAAAGCCGGTTGATTATAGAACATCAAAAAGGCAGAAGAAGGTTAATGTTCGATTTACACTCTGTACTGGGATTATATGCAGCACTTATCTTATTAGTATGTGCACTCACCGGATTGATGTGGTCATTTCAATGGTACAGAGACATCGTAAGTTTTATCTTTGATGCGGAAGTAAAACGCGGAGCACCTATCTGGAAAATAGTACGTGCTTTACATTTTGGCACCTATGCGGGAATGTTTTCAAAGATCGTCACTTTTATCGCTGCCCTGATAGGAACTTCATTACCTGTCACAGGATATTGGATGTATCTGAAAAGAAAAAAATTACTATAG
- a CDS encoding SulP family inorganic anion transporter: MKVLDFKPRLFSTLKNYSKETFMSDLMAGIIVGIVALPLAIAFGIASGVSPEKGIITAIIAGFIISLLGGSKVQIGGPTGAFIVIIYGIIQQYGEAGLIVATLMAGILLILLGVFKLGAIIKFIPYPIIVGFTSGIAVTIFTTQIADIFGLNFGGEKVPGDFIGKWMIYFRHFDTVNWWNAVVSILSIIIIAITPRFSKKIPGSLIAIIVVTIGVYVLKTYAGIDSIDTIGDRFTIKSELPEAAIPTLNWEAIKDLFPVAITIAVLGAIESLLSATVADGVTGDKHDSNTELIAQGTANLITPLFGGIPATGAIARTMTNINNGGKTPVAGIIHAIVLLLILLFLMPLAQYIPMACLAGVLVIVSYNMSEWRTFKALLKNPKSDVTVLLITFFLTIIFDLTIAIEVGLVIACILFMRRVMETTEISVIKDEIDPNDELDIAACEEHLIIPAGVEVYEINGPYFFGIATKFEETMAQLGDRPKVRIIRMRKVPFIDSTGIHNLTSLCKMSQKEKITIVLSGVNEKVHKTLEKSGFYELLGKQNICPNINVALDRAKEIIN; encoded by the coding sequence ATGAAAGTGTTGGATTTCAAACCAAGGTTATTCTCTACCTTGAAGAACTACTCTAAGGAAACGTTTATGTCAGATCTGATGGCAGGTATCATAGTAGGTATCGTAGCCTTACCTCTGGCCATCGCATTCGGTATCGCATCAGGTGTATCACCCGAGAAAGGAATTATTACAGCTATCATTGCAGGATTCATCATCTCTTTGCTCGGAGGAAGCAAGGTACAAATCGGAGGACCGACCGGAGCATTCATCGTCATCATTTATGGCATCATCCAGCAATATGGAGAAGCGGGATTAATCGTAGCTACACTGATGGCCGGCATACTCCTGATCCTATTAGGAGTATTTAAATTGGGAGCGATTATTAAATTTATTCCCTATCCGATCATTGTAGGCTTTACCAGCGGTATAGCCGTCACTATTTTTACAACCCAGATTGCTGACATATTCGGATTGAATTTCGGTGGAGAGAAAGTTCCGGGAGACTTTATCGGAAAATGGATGATCTATTTCCGGCATTTCGACACAGTCAACTGGTGGAACGCTGTCGTAAGTATTCTCAGCATCATCATTATTGCCATTACTCCGCGGTTTTCGAAAAAGATACCGGGTTCTCTTATTGCTATTATTGTGGTAACGATAGGGGTATATGTATTAAAGACATATGCCGGCATTGATTCCATCGATACCATTGGCGATCGTTTTACCATCAAATCAGAATTGCCCGAAGCAGCCATACCCACCCTCAACTGGGAAGCCATCAAGGATTTATTCCCTGTAGCCATTACAATCGCTGTATTGGGAGCTATCGAATCATTACTATCGGCAACCGTAGCCGACGGTGTGACAGGAGATAAACACGATTCAAATACCGAACTGATCGCACAAGGAACAGCCAATCTGATCACACCGTTATTTGGTGGCATCCCCGCAACCGGAGCCATTGCCCGCACAATGACTAATATCAATAATGGCGGTAAAACACCGGTAGCCGGTATCATTCATGCTATAGTTTTATTGCTGATCCTCCTGTTTCTGATGCCTCTGGCGCAATACATCCCAATGGCCTGCCTGGCAGGTGTATTAGTCATCGTATCATATAATATGAGTGAGTGGCGTACATTCAAAGCATTGCTGAAGAATCCCAAATCGGATGTGACCGTATTGCTGATCACCTTCTTCCTTACCATTATCTTCGATCTGACTATTGCCATCGAAGTAGGTTTGGTGATCGCCTGTATCCTGTTTATGCGACGTGTGATGGAAACAACCGAGATATCTGTCATCAAAGATGAAATCGATCCGAATGACGAACTGGACATTGCCGCATGCGAAGAGCATCTGATAATCCCTGCCGGCGTGGAGGTATATGAAATTAATGGTCCGTACTTTTTTGGTATTGCCACCAAATTTGAAGAAACAATGGCACAATTGGGTGACCGTCCTAAAGTACGCATCATCCGTATGCGTAAAGTTCCATTCATCGATTCGACCGGTATTCACAACCTGACCAGCCTTTGTAAAATGTCTCAAAAGGAAAAGATCACTATCGTACTCTCGGGAGTAAACGAGAAAGTACACAAAACCCTTGAGAAGTCGGGTTTCTATGAATTACTGGGAAAACAAAACATCTGCCCGAATATAAATGTAGCGTTGGACAGAGCCAAAGAAATTATAAATTAA
- a CDS encoding PH domain-containing protein: MNRIFHARIVWYQYFLLVVLGVNAFGFLWCKNIILATLMMLFLIVVIEQIIHTVYTVTADGLLLLNHGRFIRKKTIPIAEITSIRKVHSMKFGSFSVTNYLLIEYGKGKYASVLPVKEKEFMELIEKTRNLI, encoded by the coding sequence ATGAACCGTATCTTTCATGCTCGCATTGTCTGGTACCAATATTTCCTGCTGGTTGTATTGGGTGTTAATGCTTTTGGTTTCTTATGGTGTAAGAATATTATATTAGCTACTCTGATGATGTTGTTTCTGATTGTTGTTATCGAACAGATCATACATACTGTTTATACCGTTACGGCAGACGGCCTGCTGTTACTTAATCATGGCCGTTTTATCCGTAAGAAAACCATTCCTATTGCAGAAATTACTTCTATCCGGAAAGTCCATTCTATGAAATTCGGAAGTTTCTCTGTAACCAACTATCTATTGATAGAATATGGAAAAGGGAAATACGCTTCTGTACTTCCGGTGAAAGAAAAGGAATTTATGGAACTGATTGAAAAAACAAGAAACTTAATTTAG
- the rbr gene encoding rubrerythrin — protein sequence MTKSIKGTQTEKNLLTSFAGESQARMRYTYFASVAKKEGYEQIAAIFTETADQEKEHAKRMFKFLEGGMVEITASYPAGVIGNTLQNLQAAAAGEHEEWSLDYPHFADVAEQEGFPMIAAMYRNISIAEKGHEERYLAFVKNIEVASVFAKEGEVVWQCRNCGYIEVGKEAPEVCPACLHPQAYFEIKKENY from the coding sequence ATGACTAAAAGTATTAAAGGCACTCAGACAGAAAAGAATTTGCTGACATCATTTGCTGGAGAATCACAGGCAAGAATGCGTTACACTTATTTTGCAAGTGTAGCTAAAAAAGAAGGTTACGAACAGATTGCAGCTATCTTTACAGAGACTGCCGATCAGGAAAAAGAGCATGCAAAACGTATGTTTAAGTTCCTTGAAGGAGGTATGGTTGAAATCACTGCAAGCTATCCTGCCGGTGTTATCGGTAATACTCTTCAGAATTTGCAGGCTGCAGCGGCAGGCGAACATGAAGAATGGTCTTTGGATTATCCGCATTTTGCAGATGTTGCAGAACAGGAAGGTTTCCCAATGATCGCTGCTATGTATCGCAATATCTCTATTGCAGAAAAAGGGCATGAAGAAAGATACCTTGCTTTCGTAAAAAATATAGAAGTTGCATCTGTATTCGCTAAAGAAGGCGAAGTTGTATGGCAGTGCCGTAACTGTGGTTATATCGAAGTGGGTAAAGAAGCTCCTGAGGTATGTCCGGCATGTCTGCATCCACAAGCATACTTCGAAATCAAGAAAGAAAATTATTAA
- the lpdA gene encoding dihydrolipoyl dehydrogenase produces MKYQVIIIGGGPAGYTAAEAAGKAGLSVLLFEKQNLGGVCLNEGCIPTKTLLYSAKTYDGAKHASKYAVTVPEVFFDLPKIIARKSKVVRKLVLGVKSKLTSNNVTIISGEATILDKNTVRCGEETYECDNLILCTGSETFIPPIPGIDSVNYWTHREALDNKELPASLAIVGGGVIGMEFASFFNSLGVKVTVIEMMDEILGGMDKELSALLRADYAKRGIQFLLSTKVVSLAQTEEGAVVSYENAEGAGSVIAEKLLMSVGRRPVTKGFGLENLNLQRTERGSIVVNGQMESSLPGVYVCGDLTGFSLLAHTAVREAEVAVHAILGKEDRMSYAAIPGVVYTNPEIAGVGQTEESLTAKGIAYRAVKLPMAYSGRFVAENEGVNGVCKVLLGEDDTILGAHVLGNPASEIITLAGMAVEMKLKAAEWKKIVFPHPTVAEIFREAL; encoded by the coding sequence ATGAAATACCAGGTTATTATTATCGGTGGAGGGCCTGCCGGCTATACGGCTGCTGAGGCTGCCGGGAAAGCAGGACTGAGTGTGTTGCTTTTTGAGAAACAAAATTTAGGAGGTGTTTGTCTGAACGAAGGGTGTATCCCGACAAAAACGTTACTCTATTCGGCTAAAACCTATGATGGTGCTAAACATGCGTCAAAATATGCTGTAACGGTTCCAGAGGTCTTTTTTGATCTTCCTAAGATCATTGCTCGTAAATCGAAGGTGGTACGTAAACTGGTTTTAGGGGTAAAATCGAAGTTAACGTCCAATAATGTTACTATTATAAGTGGAGAGGCAACCATTTTGGACAAGAATACGGTTCGTTGCGGTGAAGAAACTTATGAATGTGATAACTTAATTCTCTGTACAGGTTCCGAAACTTTTATTCCTCCTATTCCCGGAATCGATAGTGTAAACTATTGGACACATCGTGAAGCGTTAGACAATAAGGAGTTGCCGGCTTCACTTGCCATTGTGGGCGGTGGAGTGATCGGTATGGAGTTTGCGTCCTTTTTCAATAGTCTGGGTGTGAAGGTGACCGTTATTGAGATGATGGATGAAATTCTGGGAGGCATGGATAAAGAGCTTTCCGCCCTGTTGCGTGCCGACTATGCAAAGCGGGGCATTCAGTTCCTGTTAAGTACCAAAGTCGTTTCATTGGCACAGACGGAAGAAGGTGCTGTGGTTTCTTATGAAAACGCCGAAGGGGCAGGAAGCGTGATTGCCGAAAAGCTATTAATGAGTGTGGGACGTCGTCCGGTGACAAAAGGCTTTGGGCTTGAGAACCTTAACCTGCAACGGACAGAACGTGGAAGTATTGTAGTGAACGGGCAAATGGAAAGCTCGTTACCCGGAGTCTATGTTTGCGGTGATTTAACCGGATTCTCCTTATTGGCACATACTGCTGTCCGTGAAGCAGAAGTAGCCGTACATGCAATTCTTGGAAAAGAAGATAGGATGAGTTATGCCGCTATCCCCGGGGTAGTTTATACTAATCCTGAAATAGCCGGTGTCGGGCAGACAGAAGAATCTCTGACTGCAAAAGGCATTGCTTACCGTGCCGTAAAACTTCCCATGGCATATTCCGGACGTTTTGTTGCTGAGAATGAAGGAGTGAATGGAGTATGTAAGGTGCTGCTTGGCGAGGATGATACTATTTTGGGAGCACATGTTTTGGGTAATCCTGCTTCTGAGATTATCACGTTGGCAGGGATGGCTGTAGAAATGAAACTGAAGGCAGCCGAGTGGAAGAAGATTGTTTTCCCACATCCTACGGTTGCCGAGATTTTCCGTGAAGCATTATAA
- a CDS encoding arylsulfatase gives MKNNCLICSLLFASGIQNAWGTQITDRKANPDQAKPNIILIMCDDMGFSDLSCYGGEVHTPHIDFLAENGIRFSQFKNTGRSCPSRAALLTGRYQHEVGMGWMTAVDEHRPGYRGQISDRYPTIAEVFRENGYHTYMSGKWHVTVEGAFTQPNGSYPVERGFEKYYGCLSGGGSYYTPKPVFSGLQRITEFPKDYYYTTAITDSAVSFIRQHPVDEPMFMYLAHYAPHLPLQAPKERVEACREKYKAGYDVLRKQRFERIRRNGLIDIERELPVFEKEFGGKRPAWNSLTPQQQERWITEMATYAAMIEIMDDGIGEVIKATKEKGIFDNTIFLFLTDNGATNEGDMITQLRADLSNTPFRSYKQWCFQGGTSAPLIIMYGGGQPDGKKGAVRHEFTHIIDLFPTCLDMASIEYPREFRNHAIDAPGGRTILPALKGKKLSKRDLFFEHQTSCGIISGDWKLVRANGKQPWELFNLLQDPFEQNDLSARYPDRVKTLEKKWNQWAEKQQVFPFEYRPWTKRINYYKSLYPDQSGKDL, from the coding sequence ATGAAAAACAATTGTCTGATATGTTCCTTATTGTTTGCTTCGGGAATTCAGAATGCTTGGGGAACTCAAATAACAGACCGTAAAGCGAATCCTGATCAAGCGAAACCCAATATAATTCTGATTATGTGTGATGATATGGGGTTTTCTGATTTATCGTGTTATGGCGGAGAAGTACACACACCACATATTGATTTTCTGGCGGAAAACGGGATACGTTTCAGTCAATTTAAAAATACGGGACGCAGTTGCCCCAGCCGGGCGGCTTTGCTGACAGGTAGATATCAACACGAAGTAGGTATGGGCTGGATGACTGCTGTGGATGAACATCGTCCGGGATACAGAGGACAGATATCGGACCGGTATCCTACAATCGCAGAGGTATTTCGTGAAAATGGGTACCACACTTATATGAGCGGTAAATGGCATGTTACCGTTGAAGGAGCATTTACCCAACCTAATGGAAGCTATCCAGTTGAACGGGGATTTGAGAAATATTACGGTTGCCTTTCGGGAGGGGGCAGCTATTATACTCCCAAACCGGTATTTTCGGGTTTGCAGCGCATTACGGAGTTTCCGAAAGACTATTATTATACCACAGCCATAACCGATTCTGCCGTTAGTTTTATCCGTCAACATCCGGTTGATGAACCTATGTTCATGTATTTGGCTCACTATGCTCCTCATCTGCCCCTTCAGGCTCCAAAAGAGAGAGTAGAGGCTTGTCGGGAAAAGTATAAAGCGGGATATGACGTATTGCGTAAACAACGCTTCGAACGCATCCGTCGCAATGGCTTAATCGACATTGAAAGAGAACTTCCGGTATTTGAAAAAGAGTTTGGAGGAAAACGTCCCGCATGGAATAGTCTTACTCCGCAGCAGCAGGAACGATGGATTACGGAAATGGCTACTTATGCTGCCATGATTGAAATTATGGACGATGGTATCGGAGAAGTAATAAAAGCCACTAAGGAAAAAGGTATATTTGATAATACCATATTTTTATTCTTAACTGATAACGGTGCTACCAATGAAGGCGATATGATCACGCAATTGCGTGCAGATTTGAGTAATACTCCATTTCGCAGTTATAAGCAATGGTGTTTTCAGGGAGGTACGAGTGCTCCTCTGATTATCATGTACGGAGGCGGACAACCTGATGGAAAAAAGGGAGCGGTTCGTCACGAATTTACACATATTATCGATCTTTTTCCCACTTGCCTGGATATGGCTTCTATTGAATATCCCCGGGAATTTCGAAATCATGCCATTGATGCTCCTGGAGGCAGAACGATTCTTCCGGCGTTGAAAGGAAAGAAATTATCGAAAAGAGATTTGTTTTTTGAACATCAAACCTCCTGTGGCATTATATCCGGAGACTGGAAGTTGGTTCGGGCTAATGGTAAGCAGCCGTGGGAACTGTTTAACCTGTTACAAGATCCGTTTGAACAGAACGATTTATCTGCCCGTTACCCGGATAGAGTGAAAACATTGGAAAAAAAGTGGAATCAATGGGCAGAAAAACAACAGGTATTTCCTTTTGAATACAGACCATGGACTAAGCGTATCAATTATTATAAATCCCTGTATCCTGATCAATCCGGAAAGGATTTATGA
- a CDS encoding TonB-dependent receptor: MKQIYSTLLLLVLLIFPSLLFATEPESVDRVPAIRGVVYDETDTPLASATVQIEGTTIGTTTNSEGRFILRNLARKVYKINVSFVGYVTQTRTVDLTSRSVAQLSFTLLPDDNLLSTVEVFGERYKQPKKLDAITRMPLRPSEQIQSISVISEKSITEQGALTVTDVARNVPGVTLFGSYGGVRESMSIRGYRGVPILKNGVRIDSDFRTGSALSEMQGVESIQVIKGSAAVTQGIGNDLGSAGGVINVVTKTPKFTNEGEVSLRAGSWGLFRPTFDVQSVLDKNQTIAFRMNGAFERSDNYRPVIHSNRVYINPSLEWRPDDKTSVTIEMDYLNDNRTPYTSSVNLSKDTEENLYDMPHNKFLGFKNDNVNNKTLTYAARITRQLTDNISVRAAYFGSSYKVDNTSTSVKTVVNKEYNMRRRTISRSLRDDRNSTFQLDFIGRDIFTGPVKHTFQLGFDYKNTDLSITNYTPVNIDTINVLAPSISNVLPVAVKFVPETPVESNSSSYGIMAQEVMTFNKYIKAILGLRYSYISSQDGTSAGPTTGDAWNPMLGIMLTPIKNINLFGSYTTTTSLLHAARRMENGDEIGPSKTRQFEVGIKSDWLNNRLRFNLTYFDILTKNLSYSTYHPGTTQPTGYFDKAGSLKRKGIETELSGSILENLQVMMGYAYLDAKYENSPAFKNGSAPMNTPKHTANGWIQYRFDKGVLKRLSAGIGVYFVGKRPVNDFAIKPDGHGSMTNEKPFDMPGYTTINAQLAYSIHKFTARVYLNNLFDALGYNSYYRGGYINQIDPRNFSAVISYHF; encoded by the coding sequence ATGAAGCAAATTTATAGTACCCTGCTTTTATTAGTTTTACTAATATTCCCATCGTTACTTTTTGCCACAGAACCAGAGTCTGTCGATAGAGTCCCTGCCATCCGTGGAGTAGTCTATGACGAAACTGATACGCCATTGGCTTCGGCCACTGTCCAAATAGAAGGTACCACCATCGGAACAACAACCAATAGTGAAGGCCGATTTATTCTGCGTAATCTGGCACGTAAAGTTTACAAGATAAATGTCAGCTTTGTAGGATATGTCACTCAAACCCGTACAGTCGATCTCACCTCGAGAAGTGTAGCGCAACTCTCGTTTACGCTCTTACCGGACGATAATTTACTATCGACTGTAGAAGTGTTCGGAGAACGATATAAACAACCGAAAAAACTGGATGCCATCACCCGCATGCCTTTACGTCCCAGTGAACAGATACAGAGTATTTCTGTAATCTCAGAAAAATCGATTACCGAACAGGGGGCACTTACCGTAACCGATGTCGCAAGAAATGTACCCGGAGTTACTCTTTTCGGATCGTATGGCGGAGTAAGAGAAAGCATGTCCATCCGCGGATACCGGGGAGTACCTATTTTAAAGAATGGAGTCCGGATAGATTCCGATTTCCGTACCGGCTCTGCTTTATCCGAAATGCAGGGAGTAGAAAGCATACAGGTCATCAAAGGTTCCGCAGCCGTCACACAAGGTATCGGAAACGACCTCGGAAGTGCAGGCGGAGTAATCAACGTAGTAACCAAAACACCCAAGTTCACCAATGAAGGAGAAGTATCTTTGCGGGCAGGCAGCTGGGGATTGTTCCGCCCCACATTCGACGTACAGTCCGTTCTGGATAAAAATCAGACGATCGCTTTCCGTATGAACGGTGCCTTCGAACGTTCGGATAATTATCGTCCGGTTATCCATTCCAATCGCGTATACATCAACCCTTCATTAGAATGGCGTCCGGATGACAAAACAAGCGTTACCATAGAAATGGATTATCTGAATGATAACCGTACTCCTTATACCAGTTCAGTCAATCTATCGAAAGATACGGAAGAGAATCTGTACGACATGCCACACAACAAATTCCTGGGATTCAAAAACGATAACGTAAACAACAAGACGCTGACTTATGCCGCACGCATCACTCGCCAGCTGACAGATAATATCAGTGTGCGGGCAGCATATTTCGGCTCTTCATATAAAGTGGATAATACAAGTACTTCCGTAAAAACCGTAGTCAATAAAGAATATAACATGCGTAGAAGAACGATTTCACGTTCATTACGCGATGACCGCAACTCAACTTTCCAGCTTGACTTTATCGGCAGAGATATTTTCACCGGCCCTGTTAAACATACATTCCAATTAGGATTCGACTACAAAAACACCGATCTGTCGATCACCAATTATACCCCTGTCAATATAGACACTATCAACGTACTGGCCCCGAGCATCTCGAATGTGCTACCTGTCGCGGTTAAATTTGTTCCCGAAACCCCGGTAGAATCCAATTCTTCAAGTTATGGAATAATGGCACAGGAAGTAATGACTTTTAATAAGTATATAAAGGCTATCCTGGGACTGAGATACAGTTATATCAGCAGTCAGGACGGCACAAGTGCAGGTCCCACTACCGGAGATGCCTGGAATCCGATGTTAGGCATCATGCTGACTCCGATAAAGAACATTAATTTGTTCGGTTCATATACAACTACTACCAGCCTTCTCCATGCAGCCAGACGAATGGAGAACGGAGATGAAATAGGTCCGTCGAAGACCCGCCAGTTTGAAGTGGGCATCAAGTCCGATTGGCTGAATAACCGCCTGCGCTTTAACCTGACATATTTCGATATCCTTACTAAAAACCTCTCTTATAGTACTTATCATCCGGGAACTACTCAACCTACCGGTTATTTTGATAAAGCGGGAAGTCTGAAAAGAAAAGGTATTGAAACCGAATTAAGCGGAAGTATACTTGAAAACCTCCAAGTAATGATGGGTTACGCTTATCTGGATGCAAAATACGAAAACAGCCCGGCCTTTAAAAATGGTTCAGCCCCGATGAATACCCCGAAACATACTGCTAACGGATGGATTCAATATCGATTCGACAAAGGAGTATTAAAAAGACTATCAGCCGGTATAGGAGTCTATTTCGTAGGTAAACGTCCTGTTAATGATTTTGCAATCAAGCCGGACGGACACGGCTCCATGACCAACGAAAAGCCTTTTGACATGCCCGGTTATACTACAATAAACGCCCAGCTGGCCTATAGTATCCACAAGTTTACTGCCCGTGTATACCTGAACAACCTGTTCGATGCATTAGGATACAATTCGTATTATCGCGGAGGTTATATCAATCAGATCGATCCACGTAATTTCTCAGCAGTAATCTCTTACCATTTTTAA
- the nadB gene encoding L-aspartate oxidase, producing MVKKFDFLVIGSGIAGMSFALKVAHKGKVALVCKSGLEEANTYFAQGGVASVTNLLVDNFEKHIEDTMIAGDWISDRTAVEKVVREAPAQIQELISWGVNFDKNEKGEFDLHREGGHSEFRILHHKDNTGAEIQDSLIRAVQQHPNITVIENHFAIEILTQHHLGVTVTRQTPNIKCYGAYILDPKTGKVDTYLAKVTLMATGGVGAVYQTTTNPLVATGDGIAMVYRAKGTVKDMEFVQFHPTALYHPGDRPSFLITEAMRGYGGVLRTMDGKEFMQKYDPRLSLAPRDIVARAIDNEMKNRGDDHVYLDVTHKDPEETKKHFPNIYEKCLSLGIDITREYIPVAPSAHYLCGGIKVDLNGQSSIERLYAAGECSCTGLHGGNRLASNSLIEAVVYADAAARHCLSVIDQYTYNEEIPEWNDEGTRSPEEMVLITQSMKEVNQIMSTYVGIVRSDLRLKRAWDRLDILYEETESLFKRSVASKEICELRNMINVGYLIMRMAMERKESRGLHYTVDYPHAGK from the coding sequence ATGGTTAAAAAGTTCGATTTCCTCGTAATCGGTTCTGGTATCGCCGGAATGAGTTTTGCCCTAAAAGTGGCACATAAAGGAAAAGTTGCCCTTGTTTGCAAAAGCGGGCTGGAAGAAGCAAACACTTATTTTGCCCAAGGAGGAGTGGCCTCAGTGACCAATCTGCTGGTAGACAATTTTGAAAAACATATTGAAGATACAATGATTGCCGGTGACTGGATCAGTGACCGTACCGCTGTAGAAAAAGTCGTACGTGAAGCTCCCGCACAGATACAAGAACTGATCAGTTGGGGTGTAAACTTCGATAAAAACGAAAAAGGAGAGTTCGATCTTCACCGGGAAGGAGGTCATTCGGAGTTTCGTATCCTGCACCATAAAGATAATACCGGCGCCGAAATTCAGGACAGCCTGATTCGAGCCGTACAACAACATCCGAATATAACGGTTATTGAAAATCATTTTGCCATCGAAATCCTGACACAACACCATTTAGGAGTAACCGTCACCCGTCAGACACCGAACATCAAATGTTATGGAGCCTACATACTCGATCCGAAAACAGGGAAAGTGGATACTTATCTGGCCAAAGTGACATTAATGGCAACAGGTGGAGTAGGGGCTGTCTACCAGACTACAACCAACCCGCTTGTAGCAACCGGCGACGGCATTGCCATGGTATATCGGGCAAAAGGAACCGTAAAAGATATGGAATTCGTACAATTCCACCCGACAGCGCTTTACCATCCGGGCGATCGTCCTTCTTTCCTCATTACCGAGGCGATGAGGGGATACGGTGGTGTACTTCGTACCATGGACGGGAAAGAGTTCATGCAGAAATATGATCCCCGTTTGTCTCTGGCACCGCGTGATATCGTAGCGCGTGCTATCGATAATGAAATGAAAAACCGTGGAGACGACCACGTTTACCTCGACGTAACTCATAAAGATCCGGAAGAGACTAAAAAACACTTCCCCAATATATATGAGAAGTGCCTGAGCCTGGGAATCGATATTACCAGAGAATATATCCCTGTAGCACCATCGGCTCATTACCTTTGCGGAGGTATTAAAGTGGATTTGAATGGCCAATCTTCTATCGAGCGGCTATACGCTGCCGGCGAATGTTCGTGTACAGGTTTGCATGGTGGCAACCGGTTGGCTTCAAACTCACTGATAGAAGCAGTGGTTTATGCAGATGCTGCTGCCAGACATTGTTTATCGGTTATCGACCAATATACTTATAACGAAGAAATTCCGGAATGGAATGACGAAGGTACCCGCTCACCGGAAGAAATGGTACTTATTACTCAAAGCATGAAAGAAGTCAATCAGATCATGAGTACCTATGTAGGTATCGTCCGCAGCGATCTCCGGTTGAAACGTGCATGGGATCGTCTGGATATCTTATATGAAGAGACCGAAAGCCTTTTCAAGCGTAGTGTAGCATCTAAAGAAATATGTGAGCTGCGTAATATGATCAATGTAGGTTATCTGATTATGCGTATGGCCATGGAGCGTAAAGAGAGCCGCGGTCTTCACTACACGGTCGATTATCCGCATGCCGGTAAATAG